GGGTGAGTCCGATCAGTGACATGTTTTTACGGTAATCCACGCTGGCCCACTGCTGTTGGGCGTGCTCGTGCGAAAACAGGCGCATCTTGTAGAAAAACCGAAGATAGATGGTCTCTTCCTTCAGTGAATAGAAGAAGTTGCGGTATTCGAACTCGTCGGAGGGCAGCAGGGGCCGGAATTCGATGGTCTTTCCGTTGCGCAGGGTCACCCGTGATTTGTAGCTTTCCAGGAAGATCAGGTCGTCCTGGGCCGGTGGGAGCTGGTCGCCGAAGATGTAATGGCGTTTCTTGGCGACATCGATCAGCTCTTCGCGGAATTTGGGATGGGCGATCTGGGCCAGTTCCATGACCCGCTGGTAGATGCTCTTGCCTTTCAATTCGGCAATGCCATATTCGGTCACCACGAAATTGACGTCGCCGCGGGTGGTCGCCACGCCGGCCCCCTCGCTCAGATGGGGGACGATACGCGACACCTTACCGCCCTGGGCCGTGGAAGGCAGTGCGATGATGGAAAAGCCGCCTTTCGACATGGCGCTGCCCCGCAGAAAGTCGACCTGGTCGCCGATGCCGCTGTAGAACAGGTAGCCCATGGAGTCGGTGCAGACCTGACCGGTCAGATCGACCTCCAGGGCCGAAGATATGGAGACCAGATTGTCGTTGCGGGCAATCACGGTGGGATCGTTTACAAAGTCCGAGGAACGGAAATAAAATTGGGGATTGTCATCCACATAACGGTAGAGTTTCTCCGATCCCATGCACAGCGAGGCCACCACCCGGCCGGGCAGCAGGGTCTTCTTCTTGTTGGTGATCACCCCCCTTTCCAGAAGCGGAACAAAGGCGTCGGTGATCACCTGAGTGTGCACCCCCAGATCCTTTTTGTCGGACAGGTAAGGCAGGATGGCATCGGGCAGATGGCCGAAGCCGATCTGGATGGTGGCGCCGTCGTCCACGAGCTGATTGACGTAATATCCGATACGGCTGGCCACCTCCTGGTTTTTGGACAGAGAGACGGCTTCTACGAGCGGTTCCTCGTGCAGAACGAAGTAATCGATGTCATCCACATGCACGATACAGTCGCCCCAGGTCCGGGGCATCATGGGGTTGACCTGGGCGATGACCATCTTGGCGGCCTCCAGGCCGGCCTTGGTGATATCCACCGACACCCCCAGGCTGCAATACCCGAATCGATCCGGCGGACTGACCTGTACCAGGGCGACATCGAGACCGATGCGATTGCTGGCGAACATGTTGGGGATTTGCGACAGATAGGTGGGCAGATAGTCTATCTTGCCCTCGAAGGCCGCCTTGCGCATGCTGGTGCTGATAAAAAAAAGCTTCAGGGCGAATCTACGGAGAAATTTGGGGTCATCGACATATTTGGACAGGGTGAAAGAGAGCATCTGGTAAATGACCGCATCCTGAATGATCGGATTGGCAACCAGCGATCGAATCAGATGCTGAGGCTCGCCGCATCCGGTGCCGATGAAAATCCGGCTGCCGTTTTTTATGTGCGAAAGGGCCTCTTTGGTACTCGCCACCTTATCGGGACAGTATTCCCTGACGTCCATCCATGTCTCCTTCTTGTCTGTGCCATCCCCCCATGGCTGATAGGTGCCATATCGGGCCAGCTGTTCCCGGGGCGACCGCTGGCGCCGGACCGCACGGTGTTTTGAAATTTGGCGCTAATTTGACTTGAATTGTCGGCAAGTGTCAAGCGGCCATTTCTGAAAACAGGCATTCTAACGAAATGCTATTCATTAAACCCGGCGTGAGTTGAGCAGGCGGTCGATGCCACACGCCAAGCGGTCAAGTGTCGCTAAAATGCACGGCGGGCGGCCCAGAAACTCGCTGCGCTCAAACAGTCTGGGCCGCTTGTCCGCTGTTTGCATTCTAGCGACACTAAACCGCATGGCTCACGTGGCCCTGGCCACCTGTCCAACTCACGCCTATCATGTCCGTGCACTGCGATTTTTTTATCAAACGCCTTCCGCAAGGCCTGCCCTTAAAGGCGAATCACTTTCAGTTGGAATAGATGTTCTGAAAATTTATTATTTTTTTATTGACAATCTATATTACGACCACTATTAATGCGTTTTTAATTGTTGTTATTCCCTCATTTGGTGGTTTTCCAAATGAGGGTTTTATTTTGCCCGTATGGTAAAAACCATGGAATCGGCTCATCATCGGCTAACCTTTCTCCTGTAATTCCCTAAAGCACATTGCGGGTAAAGGAACACCGTATCCATCGCTCCGGATGATGGAAAAGAGGAAAGCTGTTTTAACCCATCAGCCCAGCTGGGTTGGGGCCATAGTTGACCCGCGGGACGGCCGGCACACGGCAGATGGATTGTGAAGATCGTATTAAAGGAAAAGAGAAATGAACACCAACACCCAATTCGTACGCAACATCGGCATCAGCGCTCATATCGATTCCGGCAAGACCACATTGACCGAGCGCATCCTTTTCTACACCCAGCGCATTCATGCCATCCACGATGTCAAGGGCAAGGATGGGGTGGGCGCCACCATGGACTCCATGGAACTGGAAAAGGAGCGGGGCATCACCATCGCCTCGGCGGCCACCTTTTGCCAATGGAAAAACAATGAAATCAACATCATCGACACGCCGGGGCATGTGGACTTCACCATCGAGGTGGAGCGCTCCCTGCGGGTGCTCGACGGTGCCATTCTCGTGTTGTGTTCGGTGGGTGGTGTCCAGTCCCAATCCATCACCGTCGATCAGCAGATGAAACGCTACAATGTCCCGTGCATTGCTTTCATAAACAAGTGCGACCGCAGCGGTGCCAATCCGTTCCGGGTGATCGAACAGCTCAACAGCAAGTTGGGGCACAATGCCGTGGCCATGCAGATCCCCATCGGCCTGGAGGCCGGCCATCAGGGCCTGGTGGATCTCGTCACCATGAAAGCCTTCTATTTCGAAGGAGACAATGGCGAAAAGATCATCGAGAAAGAGATTCCGACCGAGTTGCAGGAGGCGGCCCGTGAAAAACGCGAGGCGTTGATCGATGCGGCGACCATGTTTTCAGATGATCTTACCGAGACGGTCCTGGAAGAAAAGCCCGTATCGGCCCAGATGCTCCTGGAAGCGGTCCGCACCGGCACCCTGCAGCGCAAACTGACCCCGGTCTTCATGGGCTCGGCTTACAAAAACAAGGGCGTACAACTACTCTTGGATGCGGTCGTTTCTCTGCTGCCCTGCCCCGAGGAAGTGGTCAACCAGGCCCTGGACCTGAATGCCGATGAAACGCCGGTCGTCCTGAAAACCGATCCCAAGCTGCCCACCGTGTCGCTGGCCTTCAAGCTCGAGGATGGTCAATATGGACAATTGACCTATATCCGGGTGTACCAGGGCAAACTGGCCAAGGGCGATACGGTGGTCAACGTGCGCACCGGTAAAAAGATAAAAATCGGTCGACTGGTGCGCATGCATGCCAACCAGATGGAAGACATCCCCGAGCTTCCGGCCGGGTTCATCGGGGCCATGTTCGGCGTCGACTGCGCCTCGGGCGACACCTTCGTCTCTCCGGAGGTGCGCCTGACCATGACCTCCATGTATGTGCCCGAACCGGTCATCTCCCTGGCCATATCCCCCAAGGATCACAAGGCCGAGATCAATATGTCCAAGGCCTTGAACCGTTTCAGCAAAGAAGACCCGACCTTCAAGACCCATGTGAACGAAGAGACCGGAGAGACGATCATTTCGGGCATGGGCGAATTGCACCTGGAGGTCTATATCGAGCGCATGCGCCGGGAATACAGCGCCGAGGTGATCACGGGCGCTCCCCAGGTCGCCTATCGGGAAACCATTACCCAGATGGCCGAATACGACTATATCCATAAAAAACAGACCGGCGGCTCGGGACAATACGGCCGCGTGGCCGGCTACATCGAGCCGTGCAGCGAAGCGGATTTCATTTTTGACAACAAGGTGGTCGGCGGTACGGTCCCGACCCAGTATATCCCCGCTTGTGAAAAGGGGTTCCGGGCCTGCATGGCCAAGGGCCCCAAACTTGAATTCCCGGTGACCGGCGTGCGCGTGGTACTCAACGATGGCGCCTCGCACAGCGTGGACTCCTCGGACATGGCATTCCAAGCGGCTGCGAGGGGCGGCTTCCTGCAGGCCTATGCCAAGGCCAAACCGGTGATCCAGGAGCCGATCATGAAGGTGGTGGTCGAGACGCCCACCGAATTCCAAGGGCCGGTCATGGGTTCGTTGAATCAGCGTCGCGGCATGATCGTCGGCACCCAGGACGAAGGGGTCATGTGCGCCATCGAATCCCAGGTGCCCTTGGCCGAGATGTTCGGATACTCGACGGTGCTGCGCTCGTTGACCCAGGGCAAGGCCCAGTTCACTATGGAGTTCGCCCAATACAAACAGGTGCCGCAATCCATTGCCGAAGAGATTGCAAAGAAGGTCGGCGAAAAGAAAAAGAATGTGGCCTAGTGCCCATCCACAAATGGCCCATTGGCCCGATATCGGCGTCGCACGAAAAATATAATCCTCGGAATATCAACTACATGCCTGCGGTTTTATTTTTCGTGCGCCTTGATCTCGAACCAATTTGCCTATATGTGGACGCGTACCAGTTAAGACAACCCCTGGAACGATCACGAATATGTCGCAGATAGAATCGGAGGCGGTCCCGACGGACCGCAACACCCGCCGTTGGACGCCTGCCATGTCCATGCAAAGGGACGGCAGCAACGGTCGGGTGATCCTTCTGAAGGAGAGGAGCATGGCCATGTTGAAACAAGACCTTATCTTGCGCAATCCGCTGCGGTTGCTGGGGCATGAAAACGATGACATTCTCGAACCCGGCCAATTCGGCGCCGTGCTGGCGCGGGCGGGTGTGGGCAAAACCGCATTGATCGTGCAAATCGCCCTCAACACCATGCTGCGCAGCAAGAACGTGCTCCATATCAGCCTGAACGAGCCGGTCGGCAAGGTAGACCTGTGGTATCAAGAGGTGTTGGGACGGCTGGCCCAGCAATACCAGGTGACCCACCTGGATCAATTGTGGGACGCCATTGTACCGCACCGTTTTATCATGACGTTTCAGGTTGAAGGGTTCAGTGCGCCCAAACTCGAAGAGCGCCTCACCGATTTGACGCTGCAGAATATTTTCAAACCGGATATTCTCTTGATCGACGGTCAGCCGTTCGACCAGGACGTTCCCGAGGTGCTCAAGGAACTGAAGGCGCTCGCAACCCGCCTGAACCTGCCCATCTGGTTCACCATCACGACCCACCGGCACGAGGCGCCGGCCCCGGACGGGCTTCCGGTGCAACTGTCCTCGGTGCAGGAGCTGTTCGAGGTGGCGATCTCCCTGCAACCCGAGGAGCAGACCGTGCACATCAAAGCGTTAAAAGGCTGCTCACTTTCCGAAGCACAGCCTCCGCTGGTGCTGGATCCATCCACCATGCTGATCCAGGGGGTTTAGTACCAAGCGGCCCTGAAAATGTCTGCCGAATTCACTACGGGCGGGGATAAACCCCGCCCCTACAACGCCCGGCCATGGCGACTGCTTGTATTATGACAAATCCTCATAGGGGGGGTGAAGGCAATATCTTTAGCCTCCGAGCGAATTCGTGTTCCCCGAATGTGTAAGGGCGGGCTTTACGCCCGCCGGCAACGGCCGCTTAAGTTAATGACATCGCTTTAAAAAGCGTCTCGACTGTTTTCAACAGATGCGTTGGAATTGCCGGGCGGATCCAACCCTTCGGCAGGTGTCGCCTGCTTTCGAACTATAAACCAGCCAGGGCTTCGATACGTTGCAGCACCGGCGGATGCGAATAGTTCAAGAAAACGTAGAAGGGATGGGGCTGCAGATTGGACAGGTTGTCTACGGTCAATTTCTTCAACGCCGCAGCCAGGGCCCTCCCCCCTTCCCGCGCCGTCTGCATGGCAAATCGGTCGGCCTCGAACTCGTGACGCCGGGACAACCCATTTACGGCAATGCTCAGCACCATATCCATGGGCGCATAGAGCAATCCGAAAAAGACCAATCCTGCATGGACGGAAACCTCCGGAACGTAAAACGCGGCAAACAACCCCGGGTAGGAGATGAACCGGGATAGCACGAAAAACATCAATCCCGCCTGAGCGGTGCCGATGAGCAGCATCTTGACGATGTGATGCCGTTTGAAGTGGCCCATTTCGTGGGCCAGGACCGCCACAAGCTCTTCCACCGTGTGTTTGTCGACCAGGGTATCGAACAGCACGATCCGCCGATACCGGCCGAATCCACTGAAAAAGGCATTGGCCTTGGTGGATCGTTTCGAACCATCCATGACGAAAATATTGTCCAATGCGAAACCGATGCTGTTCGCATAAGCCGTGATGGCATCGCGCAACGGGCCGTCGGGCAATGGTTTGAACCTGTTGAACAGCGGCATGATCCAGGTCGGGGCTATGTATTGCATCAACAGCATCACCCCCACGGTGAATCCCCATGCGTAGCACCAGGCGCGGTCACCGGCATGGTTGAAGAAGAAGAGAACGGCGGCCAGCAGGGGGCCGCCGATGACGATACCCAGCAGCAAGGCCTTGAGCTTGTCCGCCAGATAGATCCGCCAGGTGGTCTTGTTGAATCCGAATCGGGCCTCGATCCCAAAAGTGGCATAGAGCCCGAACGGCAGCGTCAACAGGCCCTTTAAAAGGACCAGAACGCCGATATAGATCAACCCACTGGGAACTGGAGAGAGGACGAGGCCGCTCACCCAACCGTCCAGCCAGGCGAATCCGCCTCCGAACCAGAAGAGCAGCAGTACGGCCAGGTCGAAAATCTCCACCCCCCAACCGAGATGTGTATTGGCGCGCAGATAGGCCTGGCTGCGGGCGTATTGTGCCGGGTCGTACCAGCCGGTGAACTGGTCCGGCAGCTGGTGGCGCAACGCCTTGAGGTTGAGATAGTCCGCTATCGACGAAATCAACGAACGGGTTACCAGCAGGGCCAGGATAAGGATTCCCAGTGCATTCATGACTGGGACATCTCTTCGGCCGGCATCGTCGCGGGAGCCGGACGCTCGGGCACCGCTGCCTTGGCGAAGACCTGGTCCACGAAGTCCGCGATGACCCGATGGACGCGCTCGGAGCCTTCGCCGAGCAGAATGCCATGGCGGTTGAAATTAAAGGCCATGTACTGCTTGTCCCTGGATCCGAGCATCTGGAAGATACGCTCGGACCCTTTGGGATCCACCACCGGATCCTGCTGGGATTGGGCCACCAGGGCGGGCGCCTGAACGTTGGCCAGACGCGGTTCCAGGTAATCCATCAGGCGTTCGAGCTCCACGACACCGGCGATGGGATTGCGGGAATAGTTGATGTGCGGATTTTCCGGCCGATTTTCCACGAACTCTTTTTTGGCTTCTTCCCAGCGCATCCGATCCATCAAGCGGTTCCAGGTGTCGACCACCGGCGCCAGGCGCGAAGCGGCATATTGTAGACGCAAGGGCGTGGAAACGGCGAATACGCCGGCGATGTCGCTCACCCGGCTGGCCAGTTCCAGGGCCAGGGCGGCCCCGGTGGAAAACCCGCCGATCACCGCGCGACGGCAGGTGTTGCGGATCAGGATGTAGCCCTCTTCTAACGATCGAATCCAATCCTGGTAGCTGCAGCGCGCCAGGTCCTCCGGTGAGGTGCCGTGGCCCTTGAGGCGCGGCAGATAGACCCAGTAGCCTCTCCTGGACAAATAGTCGGCCAGGGTCCTCACCTCCGCCGGTGCGGCCATGTACCCGTGGCACAGCAGGATACCCAGCCGGCGGCGGTTGCCGCGCAGCAACACCGGACGCCCGATGTGTCTTGGCCTGGTTTCGCCTTGAATGAAAAAACGCTGGTAATCCGCCTCGAACGCTCGTTCGGCGCGTTGGTGCATCTGGCGGGC
This Desulfatitalea tepidiphila DNA region includes the following protein-coding sequences:
- a CDS encoding bifunctional acetyl-CoA hydrolase/transferase family protein/GNAT family N-acetyltransferase, producing the protein MDVREYCPDKVASTKEALSHIKNGSRIFIGTGCGEPQHLIRSLVANPIIQDAVIYQMLSFTLSKYVDDPKFLRRFALKLFFISTSMRKAAFEGKIDYLPTYLSQIPNMFASNRIGLDVALVQVSPPDRFGYCSLGVSVDITKAGLEAAKMVIAQVNPMMPRTWGDCIVHVDDIDYFVLHEEPLVEAVSLSKNQEVASRIGYYVNQLVDDGATIQIGFGHLPDAILPYLSDKKDLGVHTQVITDAFVPLLERGVITNKKKTLLPGRVVASLCMGSEKLYRYVDDNPQFYFRSSDFVNDPTVIARNDNLVSISSALEVDLTGQVCTDSMGYLFYSGIGDQVDFLRGSAMSKGGFSIIALPSTAQGGKVSRIVPHLSEGAGVATTRGDVNFVVTEYGIAELKGKSIYQRVMELAQIAHPKFREELIDVAKKRHYIFGDQLPPAQDDLIFLESYKSRVTLRNGKTIEFRPLLPSDEFEYRNFFYSLKEETIYLRFFYKMRLFSHEHAQQQWASVDYRKNMSLIGLTQKGGHQEIVAIGSYADEGTGRAEVAFVVREDFQGMGVTSHMLPQLEKIAMENGFKGFTATVLKENKAMLRVFKKRYPNAKVDLSGGIDTTVIMDFDDAAEAPSETK
- a CDS encoding cytoplasmic protein yields the protein MSQIESEAVPTDRNTRRWTPAMSMQRDGSNGRVILLKERSMAMLKQDLILRNPLRLLGHENDDILEPGQFGAVLARAGVGKTALIVQIALNTMLRSKNVLHISLNEPVGKVDLWYQEVLGRLAQQYQVTHLDQLWDAIVPHRFIMTFQVEGFSAPKLEERLTDLTLQNIFKPDILLIDGQPFDQDVPEVLKELKALATRLNLPIWFTITTHRHEAPAPDGLPVQLSSVQELFEVAISLQPEEQTVHIKALKGCSLSEAQPPLVLDPSTMLIQGV
- the fusA gene encoding elongation factor G, with protein sequence MNTNTQFVRNIGISAHIDSGKTTLTERILFYTQRIHAIHDVKGKDGVGATMDSMELEKERGITIASAATFCQWKNNEINIIDTPGHVDFTIEVERSLRVLDGAILVLCSVGGVQSQSITVDQQMKRYNVPCIAFINKCDRSGANPFRVIEQLNSKLGHNAVAMQIPIGLEAGHQGLVDLVTMKAFYFEGDNGEKIIEKEIPTELQEAAREKREALIDAATMFSDDLTETVLEEKPVSAQMLLEAVRTGTLQRKLTPVFMGSAYKNKGVQLLLDAVVSLLPCPEEVVNQALDLNADETPVVLKTDPKLPTVSLAFKLEDGQYGQLTYIRVYQGKLAKGDTVVNVRTGKKIKIGRLVRMHANQMEDIPELPAGFIGAMFGVDCASGDTFVSPEVRLTMTSMYVPEPVISLAISPKDHKAEINMSKALNRFSKEDPTFKTHVNEETGETIISGMGELHLEVYIERMRREYSAEVITGAPQVAYRETITQMAEYDYIHKKQTGGSGQYGRVAGYIEPCSEADFIFDNKVVGGTVPTQYIPACEKGFRACMAKGPKLEFPVTGVRVVLNDGASHSVDSSDMAFQAAARGGFLQAYAKAKPVIQEPIMKVVVETPTEFQGPVMGSLNQRRGMIVGTQDEGVMCAIESQVPLAEMFGYSTVLRSLTQGKAQFTMEFAQYKQVPQSIAEEIAKKVGEKKKNVA
- a CDS encoding M48 family metallopeptidase, with the protein product MNALGILILALLVTRSLISSIADYLNLKALRHQLPDQFTGWYDPAQYARSQAYLRANTHLGWGVEIFDLAVLLLFWFGGGFAWLDGWVSGLVLSPVPSGLIYIGVLVLLKGLLTLPFGLYATFGIEARFGFNKTTWRIYLADKLKALLLGIVIGGPLLAAVLFFFNHAGDRAWCYAWGFTVGVMLLMQYIAPTWIMPLFNRFKPLPDGPLRDAITAYANSIGFALDNIFVMDGSKRSTKANAFFSGFGRYRRIVLFDTLVDKHTVEELVAVLAHEMGHFKRHHIVKMLLIGTAQAGLMFFVLSRFISYPGLFAAFYVPEVSVHAGLVFFGLLYAPMDMVLSIAVNGLSRRHEFEADRFAMQTAREGGRALAAALKKLTVDNLSNLQPHPFYVFLNYSHPPVLQRIEALAGL